One genomic segment of Thermodesulfobacterium sp. TA1 includes these proteins:
- a CDS encoding thioesterase family protein, which translates to MERSITYRVIYGDTDCAKVMYHANYLRVMEIARTEFIRETGLSYKQIEETYQLVLPVVEAHVRYKAPAFYDDLLVVLTKIKELKPHKIVFEYTFKKENMLVAEGYTVHVPIDLQGKLIKFPEDLFNLLKKLV; encoded by the coding sequence ATGGAAAGGTCTATAACCTATAGAGTAATCTATGGAGACACAGATTGTGCAAAGGTTATGTATCATGCCAACTATCTAAGGGTGATGGAAATAGCCAGAACAGAATTTATACGAGAAACTGGCCTCAGTTATAAACAGATAGAAGAAACCTACCAGCTGGTGCTTCCTGTGGTTGAGGCTCATGTAAGGTATAAAGCCCCTGCTTTTTATGATGATCTTTTGGTAGTGCTTACTAAGATTAAAGAACTAAAACCCCACAAAATCGTTTTTGAATATACCTTTAAAAAAGAAAATATGTTGGTAGCTGAAGGATATACCGTCCATGTGCCTATCGATCTCCAAGGCAAGCTTATCAAATTTCCAGAAGACCTTTTCAATCTACTAAAAAAGTTGGTCTAA
- the ychF gene encoding redox-regulated ATPase YchF encodes MNIGIVGLPNVGKSTIFNALAQTAKAEVANYPFCTIDPNIGIVNVPDQRLYEIARLEKSKKITPATIEFVDIAGLVKGASKGEGLGNQFLSHIRQVAAIAHVVRCFEDPDIVHVEGSIDPVRDAEIIELELIMADLQTIERRLEKTAKLAKNDPKAKAELETLEKAKNLLENFKLLRPNLDLFSPEEKIFLEKVLCLLTVKPLMYIANVSEEDLPEGENNAYVAKIKEKAQKDGVPLIVICGKIEQELVELAEEEKKEFLEALGLKEPGLNKLIRKGYKLLNLITFFTTGPKETRAWTITQGTKAKEAAGEIHSDIERGFIAAEVINYTKYIEIGSFQKAKEVGALRLEGKDYMIEDGDIVYFRFNV; translated from the coding sequence ATGAACATAGGAATAGTGGGTTTACCCAACGTAGGAAAGTCTACGATTTTTAATGCCTTGGCTCAAACAGCTAAAGCTGAGGTAGCTAACTATCCTTTTTGTACCATAGACCCTAACATAGGAATAGTTAACGTGCCTGACCAAAGGCTCTATGAAATAGCCCGGTTAGAAAAAAGTAAAAAGATTACCCCTGCTACGATAGAATTTGTAGACATAGCAGGGCTGGTAAAAGGGGCCTCTAAAGGAGAAGGGCTTGGTAATCAGTTTTTATCTCATATCAGACAAGTTGCAGCCATAGCCCATGTAGTAAGATGCTTTGAAGACCCTGACATCGTTCATGTGGAAGGTTCGATAGATCCAGTAAGAGACGCAGAAATCATAGAGTTAGAGCTTATCATGGCAGACCTACAAACTATAGAAAGAAGGTTAGAAAAAACCGCTAAACTGGCTAAAAACGACCCTAAGGCCAAAGCCGAACTTGAAACCTTAGAAAAGGCTAAAAATCTTTTAGAAAACTTTAAGCTTTTAAGACCTAATCTTGACCTCTTTTCTCCAGAAGAAAAAATCTTTTTAGAAAAGGTGCTTTGCCTTTTGACGGTAAAACCTTTAATGTATATAGCAAACGTGTCTGAAGAAGACCTTCCCGAAGGAGAAAACAACGCTTATGTTGCCAAAATAAAAGAAAAGGCTCAAAAAGATGGAGTTCCTTTAATAGTCATCTGCGGCAAGATAGAACAAGAATTGGTAGAACTTGCTGAAGAAGAAAAAAAAGAATTTTTAGAGGCATTAGGATTAAAAGAGCCAGGACTTAATAAACTTATAAGAAAAGGCTATAAACTTCTTAACCTTATAACCTTTTTTACTACAGGGCCTAAAGAAACCAGAGCTTGGACTATCACCCAAGGCACTAAAGCTAAGGAAGCGGCAGGGGAAATCCATTCTGACATAGAACGAGGATTTATCGCGGCAGAAGTCATTAACTATACTAAATATATAGAAATAGGCTCTTTTCAAAAAGCAAAAGAAGTCGGGGCTTTAAGGTTAGAAGGAAAAGACTACATGATAGAAGACGGAGACATCGTCTATTTTCGTTTTAATGTTTAA